From the genome of Spirosomataceae bacterium TFI 002, one region includes:
- a CDS encoding gliding motility-associated protein GldM, with protein MAGGKETPRQKMISMMYLVLTAMLALQVSNSILEKFLILDTSLRRSNTTTTNTNDDRVKAIQAAVDKSTNKAEYGKYLTQAQEVREKTKALFTYLESLRERIIVEAGGDRDETGKIVNLAEEEKVASIFVGPAKNGEGYKMEKTIDAYIAEIQKYAPEIKLPDVTIQPKDDPEVIDPAEKNKDFVQMMFEATPVPAALAGLSQKKSDILNAESQILGYLASKVGAEDIKFDKIFAVVIPDSRTVVAGQTYKADVAIGAYSSAIVPRISINGAALTVTEGKGSYETVAQGGQYDANGQLKRSYTATISYPKPDGSIQTVNQEETYTVLKPSVQIATASLPALYLRCANKIQTNSPGLGSLFKPTFSGTGADFIPGGGGLVTVVPNSAKVLLTVNNDGVKLEDFPFKVRRVPKPDIQVLANNAPVNDNVKKRGIKASSLRRINVNAIADEDFKSNNPDDANFRVSSYDIFLASGTRPKGSPLKGVSGSQDIGQLAQEAEAGDRYLIIVNKVQRRNFKGEVEEVNIGEFSIEIPLN; from the coding sequence ATGGCAGGTGGAAAAGAGACTCCACGTCAGAAGATGATCAGTATGATGTATCTTGTTCTGACTGCGATGCTAGCCTTACAAGTAAGTAATTCGATTCTTGAAAAGTTTCTTATACTAGACACTAGTTTAAGAAGATCGAATACAACTACTACCAATACAAACGACGATAGGGTAAAAGCTATTCAGGCTGCGGTTGATAAATCAACCAATAAGGCTGAATATGGCAAATACCTTACGCAAGCTCAAGAAGTTAGAGAAAAGACTAAAGCTCTTTTTACATATCTTGAAAGCTTAAGAGAAAGAATCATCGTTGAAGCTGGTGGAGACAGAGACGAAACAGGCAAAATTGTAAATCTTGCCGAAGAAGAGAAGGTTGCAAGTATTTTTGTAGGCCCAGCCAAGAATGGTGAAGGTTACAAAATGGAGAAAACGATTGATGCATATATTGCTGAGATTCAAAAGTACGCTCCAGAAATAAAACTTCCTGATGTTACAATTCAGCCTAAGGATGATCCAGAAGTAATTGATCCTGCTGAAAAGAACAAGGACTTTGTTCAAATGATGTTCGAAGCAACTCCGGTTCCTGCAGCATTAGCTGGTCTTAGTCAGAAAAAATCTGATATACTTAATGCTGAATCTCAAATTTTGGGATACTTAGCTAGTAAAGTAGGTGCAGAAGATATCAAGTTTGATAAAATATTTGCAGTGGTTATTCCAGATTCAAGAACGGTTGTAGCTGGGCAAACATACAAAGCTGATGTAGCAATTGGAGCTTACTCAAGTGCTATTGTACCAAGAATTAGTATAAATGGTGCTGCTTTAACAGTTACAGAAGGTAAGGGATCTTACGAAACAGTTGCACAAGGTGGTCAATATGATGCCAATGGACAATTGAAAAGAAGTTATACAGCAACTATATCTTATCCAAAACCAGATGGTTCAATCCAAACGGTAAATCAAGAAGAGACTTACACAGTGTTAAAGCCATCGGTACAAATTGCTACGGCTTCATTGCCAGCCTTGTACTTGAGATGTGCTAACAAAATTCAAACAAACTCACCAGGTCTTGGGTCACTTTTCAAACCTACTTTTAGTGGTACAGGTGCAGATTTTATTCCAGGTGGTGGTGGATTAGTAACAGTGGTTCCTAATTCTGCTAAAGTATTGCTTACGGTAAACAATGATGGCGTTAAACTAGAAGACTTCCCTTTCAAAGTAAGAAGAGTACCTAAACCAGATATTCAGGTTTTAGCGAACAATGCACCAGTGAATGATAATGTTAAAAAACGAGGAATTAAAGCTTCTTCGTTGCGAAGGATAAATGTTAATGCCATTGCTGATGAAGATTTTAAAAGTAACAACCCAGATGATGCCAATTTTAGGGTGAGTAGCTATGATATTTTCTTAGCTAGTGGTACAAGACCGAAAGGTAGTCCTTTAAAAGGAGTATCTGGATCACAAGATATTGGCCAACTTGCACAAGAAGCAGAGGCAGGTGATCGTTATCTAATTATAGTAAATAAGGTTCAGAGAAGAAATTTTAAAGGAGAGGTAGAAGAGGTCAATATTGGAGAATTTTCGATAGAGATTCCTCTCAACTAA
- a CDS encoding gliding motility associated protien GldN, with protein sequence MKKLTSIAILAAMSFGTAAVAQETSDNGLNALSLRPIHDSNVAYKTTLWRRLDLNEKQNQPLFAKGYEITKHLIEGVKAGILDAYAEEDLLERLTLEEFNERLFKKFEGGGLSKEEIEAGFGNEEASGDDGWGGGGGGDDGWGGGSEAKPKDSSQSGSIFGTENTAASREDGYELFANELYIIEFKEDWIFDRQRSRQYFDIQTITIKIPAEVTGNGLEKTLASFKYKELDQFFRNKKDAIWYNSANTAKHLNLADALELRLFHGRIVKKANEMDKFLDQQYKNPKEALFKSQELEYELLEFEHNFWEY encoded by the coding sequence ATGAAAAAGTTAACATCTATTGCAATATTGGCAGCCATGAGTTTTGGTACTGCTGCTGTTGCTCAGGAAACATCAGACAACGGCTTAAATGCCCTGTCGCTTAGACCTATTCATGACTCAAATGTTGCGTACAAAACAACATTGTGGAGAAGACTAGATCTTAACGAAAAACAAAATCAACCTCTTTTTGCAAAAGGTTATGAGATTACCAAGCACCTAATTGAAGGTGTAAAAGCTGGGATTTTAGATGCTTATGCTGAAGAGGATTTACTTGAGAGATTAACACTTGAAGAATTTAATGAGCGTTTGTTCAAGAAATTTGAAGGTGGTGGCTTAAGTAAAGAAGAAATAGAAGCTGGTTTTGGCAACGAAGAAGCATCTGGCGATGACGGCTGGGGCGGCGGCGGTGGCGGAGACGACGGCTGGGGTGGCGGCTCAGAAGCTAAACCTAAAGATTCATCTCAAAGTGGTTCTATTTTTGGAACCGAAAATACAGCTGCAAGTAGAGAAGACGGTTATGAGCTTTTTGCAAATGAGCTTTATATCATAGAGTTTAAAGAAGATTGGATTTTCGATAGACAACGTTCACGTCAGTATTTCGATATTCAAACTATCACAATCAAAATACCTGCAGAAGTTACAGGAAACGGTCTTGAAAAGACTTTAGCTTCTTTCAAGTATAAAGAACTAGATCAATTTTTCAGAAATAAGAAAGACGCAATTTGGTACAACTCTGCTAACACGGCGAAACACCTTAACCTTGCAGACGCTTTGGAGTTGAGATTGTTTCACGGTCGTATTGTGAAAAAGGCCAACGAAATGGATAAATTCTTAGATCAGCAATACAAGAATCCAAAAGAAGCTTTGTTTAAATCTCAAGAGCTTGAGTATGAGTTGCTAGAGTTTGAGCACAATTTCTGGGAGTATTAA
- a CDS encoding Uncharacterized conserved protein YecT, DUF1311 family codes for MKNFLFTLIIALAGFQSFAQSQSQLNLDADAAYKKADIQLNKVYRDVLEKYAKDSKFIDKLKNAQRIWIMFRDAEVDLKYPPHQDYGSAYPMCVSLYLKGITEERIEKLKEWLNGGEEGDLCNGSVN; via the coding sequence ATGAAAAACTTCCTATTCACCCTGATTATAGCTTTAGCTGGATTCCAATCTTTCGCTCAGTCCCAGTCTCAATTGAATTTGGATGCAGATGCGGCATATAAAAAAGCCGATATCCAATTAAACAAAGTGTATAGAGATGTTCTTGAAAAATACGCTAAAGACAGTAAGTTTATTGATAAACTTAAAAACGCTCAACGGATTTGGATCATGTTTCGTGATGCTGAAGTTGATCTTAAGTATCCACCACATCAAGATTACGGTAGTGCCTACCCTATGTGTGTATCCCTATATTTAAAAGGAATTACAGAAGAAAGGATAGAAAAGCTTAAAGAGTGGCTCAATGGAGGCGAAGAGGGAGACCTGTGTAATGGGTCTGTGAATTAG
- a CDS encoding membrane protein required for colicin V production: MSSFDLLLLVPIAMGAFNGYKRGLLIEIIGIIAFITALVLGFKFLGRGMEFIGEFIGQENSGKLLPYLSFILIFFPTVFMINKLGWAFRKALRLTFIGTLDGIAGAALGAVLWFFGLSMLYWLVQSIGLSIPDKYAADSEVLPILETFAPNIVSKASDYIPLGGNLIEKLKVFSAQEIIN; the protein is encoded by the coding sequence ATGTCGTCATTTGACCTCTTACTGCTTGTACCCATTGCAATGGGAGCATTTAACGGTTACAAACGCGGTTTACTAATTGAGATTATTGGTATAATAGCATTTATAACTGCACTGGTGCTAGGTTTTAAGTTCCTGGGAAGAGGTATGGAATTTATTGGGGAGTTTATTGGCCAAGAGAACTCAGGTAAATTGCTCCCCTACTTAAGTTTCATTCTAATATTTTTCCCCACAGTGTTTATGATCAATAAGCTGGGGTGGGCTTTCCGAAAAGCACTTCGCCTAACTTTCATAGGCACACTCGATGGCATAGCTGGGGCTGCCCTAGGAGCTGTCTTGTGGTTTTTTGGATTAAGTATGCTTTACTGGCTAGTTCAAAGCATAGGACTTAGCATTCCCGATAAATATGCAGCCGATTCTGAGGTTCTACCAATTCTTGAAACTTTTGCTCCTAATATTGTTTCTAAAGCTTCGGACTATATTCCTTTAGGAGGAAATTTGATTGAAAAATTAAAAGTTTTTTCTGCTCAAGAAATCATCAACTAA
- a CDS encoding pyridoxine 5'-phosphate synthase has translation MTKLSVNINKIATLRNARGGNMPDLISVAQDCERFGAQGITVHPRPDERHIRYADVFDLKKIVQTEFNIEGNPTEGKFIDLVLANKPEQVTLVPDTTGAITSDAGWDTIKNKDLLIDLVKTFKQEGIRVSIFVDPDPAMVEGALATGTDRIELYTEAYATNYPNNPELAIAPFIAAAKKAVELGIGINAGHDLSLENLKYFAQNIPNLLEVSIGHALVCDAIYYGLENTIQMYRRQLEI, from the coding sequence ATGACGAAATTATCTGTCAATATCAACAAAATAGCCACCTTGCGAAATGCCAGAGGTGGAAATATGCCTGACTTAATATCGGTTGCTCAAGATTGCGAGCGATTCGGGGCACAAGGAATTACGGTTCATCCTCGACCAGATGAAAGACATATTCGCTATGCCGATGTTTTTGACTTGAAAAAGATAGTCCAAACAGAATTTAACATTGAAGGAAATCCAACTGAAGGGAAATTTATTGATTTAGTTCTCGCCAATAAGCCAGAACAGGTCACTCTTGTGCCAGATACTACGGGAGCTATCACTAGCGATGCAGGTTGGGATACTATCAAAAACAAAGATTTACTCATTGACCTAGTGAAGACCTTTAAGCAAGAAGGAATACGAGTTTCAATATTTGTTGATCCTGATCCAGCAATGGTAGAAGGTGCTTTGGCAACAGGTACAGATCGCATTGAACTATATACAGAGGCATACGCAACAAACTATCCCAATAATCCTGAATTAGCAATTGCACCTTTTATTGCTGCGGCAAAAAAGGCAGTTGAATTAGGAATAGGAATCAATGCCGGTCATGACCTTAGTTTAGAAAACCTAAAATATTTTGCCCAAAACATCCCCAATCTTTTAGAAGTCAGTATTGGGCATGCTTTGGTTTGTGATGCAATTTATTATGGCTTAGAAAACACTATTCAAATGTATAGGAGGCAGTTGGAAATTTAA
- a CDS encoding Fatty acid hydroxylase superfamily protein encodes MERLRKAEAYLDKVFVPVERFAHKYILAPFRFLLQKIDPYAEAIEGTRFKKALQIIIYPLFMVLTVYVGFKLVEGGYTFRTFTGTIIMFLVLGFIFAPLERLLPFSKKWQDDKDMPVDVAMFFGSKVWGDLINKPLRLATIALVVQEISPEIGKSIWPTQLHPVIQVLLLLSIADFFRYWYHRWMHESEFMWRWHAVHHSSERLYWFNGTRSHPLEGLVSSFLWAIPFAYIHAPVEIVFVTGLLGRTIGRFQHTNMDLILGPFDYIFSSPKNHRYHHSKSHIIGHTNYGGDVIFWDILFGTFYLPKGEQPSDDIGIEEMPNYPKSFGGLMLAPFTYGALKREAEASGHLKRDETKK; translated from the coding sequence ATGGAAAGATTAAGGAAAGCAGAAGCATACCTCGACAAAGTATTTGTCCCAGTGGAGCGATTTGCACACAAATATATACTTGCTCCATTTCGCTTTCTTCTTCAAAAAATTGACCCATACGCCGAAGCTATTGAAGGCACCAGGTTTAAGAAAGCACTGCAGATTATAATTTACCCTTTGTTCATGGTTCTAACGGTCTATGTTGGGTTCAAGCTTGTAGAGGGCGGATACACTTTCCGAACATTTACAGGAACCATAATTATGTTCTTAGTGCTTGGGTTCATTTTTGCCCCATTGGAACGTCTTTTACCATTTAGCAAAAAATGGCAAGATGATAAGGATATGCCAGTAGATGTGGCAATGTTTTTTGGGAGCAAAGTTTGGGGAGATTTAATCAACAAACCATTGAGATTAGCAACTATTGCTTTAGTAGTCCAAGAAATTTCACCAGAAATCGGCAAAAGCATATGGCCTACACAACTACATCCCGTTATTCAAGTTTTGCTCTTGCTTTCTATTGCAGATTTTTTCCGCTATTGGTACCACAGGTGGATGCATGAAAGCGAGTTCATGTGGCGTTGGCACGCTGTACATCACTCTTCCGAAAGGCTCTATTGGTTCAATGGAACTCGTTCTCATCCACTAGAGGGATTAGTTTCAAGTTTTTTATGGGCGATCCCTTTTGCATACATACATGCACCAGTTGAAATAGTATTCGTTACAGGTTTACTAGGAAGAACAATTGGAAGATTTCAACATACCAATATGGATTTAATCCTTGGACCGTTTGACTATATTTTCTCTTCTCCCAAAAATCATAGATATCACCACTCTAAAAGTCATATCATAGGGCATACTAACTACGGTGGCGATGTTATTTTTTGGGATATTCTATTTGGAACATTTTACTTACCAAAGGGTGAACAACCAAGTGATGACATAGGAATTGAAGAAATGCCTAATTATCCAAAGTCTTTTGGAGGCCTAATGCTTGCACCTTTTACTTACGGAGCTTTAAAACGAGAAGCAGAAGCATCTGGACATTTAAAAAGAGATGAGACAAAGAAATAA
- a CDS encoding molecular chaperone HtpG, with product MVAEKGTISINTENIFPIIKKFLYSDNEIFLRELVSNSVDATQKLKKLASMGKYDSEIGDTKIVVSVDKDKKTITISDKGLGMTADEIKKYINQIAFSGAKEFLEKYKDQGDTSQIIGQFGLGFYSAFMVAKEVELISKSYTGEPAARWICDGSTSFEITEAEKEERGTDVILHIAEDSEEFLEEDKILGILTKYGKFLPEEIEFKEEIINNPNPIWVKSPSDLKDEDYINFYKEMYPMSGDPLFWIHLNVDYPFNLTGVLYFPKIKNDFQLSREKIQLYSRQVFITDDVKDIVPEFLQLLHGVIDSPDIPLNVSRSYLQADGNVKKINAHITKKVADKLGELFNNDRPAFQEKWESIGMFVKYGILADDKFYDRAKDFLLFRNVDDEYFTTEEYKTKIEATQKDKDGNLVALYTTDKDKQDAYVKGAKKRGFDVLLLNDVLDAHFINAIEPKLEKTSFKRVDADSFDKLIDKGLTVDSLLTEDQKKKVEELFKEVAGNNTIQIEALPADETPVSIVQPEFMRRWQDMNKLNGQGAMFGEMPTMYNVVINGNHALLQKLLKMKGEDRRKTFAKQLHDLALLSQGMLSGGNLTEFIDRTFGEMGS from the coding sequence ATGGTTGCAGAAAAAGGCACAATTTCGATTAACACGGAGAATATTTTCCCTATCATCAAGAAATTCCTTTATTCGGATAACGAGATTTTTCTTAGAGAATTAGTCTCCAATAGCGTTGATGCTACTCAAAAGCTTAAAAAGCTTGCGTCAATGGGAAAGTATGACAGCGAAATAGGTGATACCAAGATTGTTGTCAGTGTAGATAAAGACAAAAAGACAATCACTATCAGCGATAAGGGTCTAGGAATGACTGCTGATGAAATAAAGAAATACATCAATCAAATCGCATTTTCGGGAGCTAAAGAGTTTTTAGAGAAATATAAGGACCAAGGAGATACAAGCCAAATCATAGGTCAGTTTGGTCTTGGATTTTACTCAGCCTTTATGGTTGCCAAAGAAGTTGAATTAATCTCGAAATCTTACACAGGAGAACCTGCTGCAAGATGGATTTGTGATGGTTCTACTTCATTTGAAATTACAGAAGCCGAAAAAGAAGAAAGGGGAACAGATGTAATCCTTCATATCGCTGAGGACTCTGAAGAGTTTTTGGAAGAAGATAAAATCTTAGGAATACTAACGAAATATGGCAAGTTTTTGCCAGAAGAGATTGAATTCAAAGAAGAGATAATTAATAACCCGAATCCTATTTGGGTTAAGTCGCCAAGTGATTTAAAGGACGAAGATTACATCAATTTCTACAAAGAAATGTACCCAATGAGTGGCGATCCACTATTTTGGATTCATTTGAATGTTGATTATCCTTTCAACTTAACAGGAGTTCTTTATTTCCCTAAAATCAAAAACGACTTCCAACTTAGCAGAGAGAAAATTCAACTTTACAGCCGCCAAGTATTCATTACTGACGACGTAAAAGACATTGTACCTGAGTTTTTACAATTGCTCCATGGCGTGATTGACTCTCCAGATATTCCATTGAATGTATCGAGAAGCTACTTACAAGCCGATGGGAATGTAAAGAAAATCAATGCTCACATCACCAAAAAAGTTGCTGATAAGTTAGGCGAATTGTTTAATAATGATCGTCCTGCTTTCCAAGAGAAATGGGAGAGTATCGGTATGTTTGTAAAATACGGTATCCTTGCTGACGACAAGTTCTACGACAGAGCCAAGGACTTCCTTTTGTTCCGTAATGTGGATGATGAATATTTCACTACGGAGGAGTACAAAACTAAAATAGAAGCCACCCAAAAAGACAAAGATGGAAATCTTGTGGCTCTCTACACTACTGACAAAGACAAGCAAGATGCATACGTAAAAGGTGCAAAAAAGAGAGGTTTTGATGTATTGCTTTTAAATGATGTGCTGGATGCTCACTTCATTAATGCGATTGAGCCAAAACTTGAAAAAACTAGCTTCAAGAGAGTAGATGCTGACTCATTTGATAAATTGATTGATAAAGGCTTAACAGTTGATAGTCTACTTACTGAAGATCAAAAGAAGAAAGTTGAAGAGCTTTTCAAGGAGGTAGCGGGCAACAACACCATCCAAATTGAAGCACTTCCTGCTGACGAAACACCCGTAAGTATTGTACAGCCAGAATTCATGAGAAGATGGCAAGATATGAATAAGCTAAATGGTCAAGGAGCGATGTTTGGCGAAATGCCAACAATGTACAATGTGGTAATAAATGGTAATCATGCTCTACTTCAAAAACTTCTAAAAATGAAAGGAGAAGATCGCAGAAAAACTTTTGCCAAGCAGCTACATGATCTTGCTTTATTATCGCAAGGTATGTTGAGCGGTGGAAATTTAACAGAGTTTATAGATAGAACTTTTGGCGAAATGGGTTCTTAA
- a CDS encoding serine O-acetyltransferase: MDKQFLTQIYEKHQRTEAVPQTSEIGEWAENVIKLLFPEKAKEFFPSIHEIEGEIWNIGNELRLILEATDKCKDCDNVARSKSFTEALPELHRKLRTDVTAILEGDPAAKSEFEVVRAYPGFVAICFYRIARILHDLEIPLIPRILTEYGHSKTGIDIHPAAEIGDFFFIDHGTGIVIGETANIGKHVKLYQGVTLGALSVSKSMANTKRHPTVEDDVVIYAGATILGGETVVGAGSIIGGNVWLTKSVPVNSTVFHKPEIEVKEKEA, translated from the coding sequence ATGGATAAGCAATTTTTAACTCAGATATACGAAAAACACCAACGTACAGAGGCTGTACCACAAACAAGCGAGATTGGCGAGTGGGCAGAGAATGTGATTAAACTTCTTTTTCCCGAAAAGGCCAAAGAGTTTTTTCCAAGTATTCATGAAATAGAAGGGGAGATTTGGAACATTGGGAACGAACTTAGGCTAATTTTAGAAGCTACAGATAAATGCAAAGATTGCGATAATGTAGCAAGGTCAAAGAGCTTTACTGAAGCTTTGCCTGAACTGCACCGTAAATTAAGAACCGACGTCACTGCAATATTGGAAGGCGATCCAGCTGCAAAAAGTGAGTTTGAAGTGGTAAGAGCCTATCCAGGATTTGTGGCAATTTGTTTTTACAGAATTGCACGTATACTTCATGATTTAGAAATACCGCTAATACCTCGTATTTTAACTGAATATGGTCATTCTAAAACAGGAATAGATATTCATCCTGCCGCAGAGATTGGAGATTTTTTCTTCATTGACCACGGAACAGGAATTGTGATTGGAGAAACAGCAAATATTGGAAAGCATGTGAAACTTTATCAAGGAGTTACGCTTGGAGCATTGAGTGTAAGCAAGTCCATGGCAAATACTAAAAGGCATCCAACTGTAGAAGATGATGTAGTTATATATGCTGGTGCAACCATCCTTGGCGGTGAAACTGTCGTAGGAGCGGGCAGCATAATTGGAGGTAATGTGTGGCTTACGAAAAGTGTTCCTGTAAATAGCACAGTGTTCCATAAACCAGAAATTGAAGTAAAAGAAAAAGAGGCTTAA
- a CDS encoding cysteine synthase B produces the protein MANILDLVGNTPLVELQRLNPNPNVKIYGKLEGHNPGGSVKDRAALNMIEAALDRGDISKGTKLIEATSGNTGIALAMVANLFDLEIELVMPQNSTKERVQTMEAFGAKVILLDSIEACRDYADEKGKTDEFYQLDQFANPDNYLAHVKSTGPEIWNDTNGEVTHFVSSMGTTGTIMGTSMYLKEKNKNIQIVGCQPTEGSSIPGIRRWPKAYLPKIFDASKVDRVMDVSEEDATEMALKLAKKESIFSGMSSGGAASAAIKLAQELDEGVIVFIVCDRGDRYLSSGLFDS, from the coding sequence ATGGCTAATATTTTAGATTTAGTAGGAAATACCCCACTGGTAGAGTTGCAAAGGCTTAATCCAAACCCGAATGTTAAAATTTACGGAAAATTGGAAGGGCATAACCCTGGAGGGAGTGTAAAAGACCGTGCGGCATTAAATATGATTGAGGCTGCTCTTGATCGAGGTGATATTTCGAAAGGAACAAAGCTGATCGAGGCAACAAGCGGAAATACAGGCATAGCATTGGCGATGGTTGCAAATCTTTTTGACCTTGAAATTGAGCTTGTAATGCCTCAAAATTCTACCAAGGAAAGAGTGCAAACCATGGAAGCTTTTGGAGCCAAAGTAATTTTGCTTGACTCTATAGAGGCTTGTCGTGACTATGCCGACGAAAAAGGAAAGACGGATGAGTTTTATCAATTGGATCAATTTGCCAATCCTGATAATTATTTAGCTCATGTAAAAAGCACTGGTCCTGAAATTTGGAATGATACTAACGGCGAGGTTACCCATTTTGTTAGTTCTATGGGTACCACGGGTACAATTATGGGGACATCAATGTACCTTAAAGAGAAAAATAAGAATATTCAAATAGTAGGTTGTCAACCTACCGAAGGTTCTTCCATTCCAGGAATTAGAAGATGGCCTAAAGCATATTTGCCAAAAATATTTGATGCTTCTAAAGTTGATAGAGTAATGGATGTTTCGGAAGAAGACGCAACGGAAATGGCTTTGAAACTGGCTAAAAAAGAATCTATCTTTTCAGGAATGAGTAGTGGAGGAGCAGCTTCAGCTGCGATAAAACTTGCTCAAGAATTAGATGAAGGTGTAATCGTATTTATAGTGTGTGATAGAGGTGATCGTTATTTAAGTAGTGGACTTTTCGACTCATGA
- a CDS encoding NADPH:quinone reductase: MKALLLTAPNTLNLTEVEKPQVSKGKVLVKMAFAPVNPSDLSFLTGNYGLKKEMPVVPGLEGSGIVVEAGSGFLAKRLLGKRVACAAPNTGNGTWAQFMLTDATKCVPLKEKVSLEQGSMLFVNPLTALAFIDKAKKNKADLIVMNAGGSALAAMVMELAKTIGITFLSIVRSAEGVKKLSEKCLVIDSGSVDFESELNAIGKKYNRAIFFDAVGGGDIPFRILNFLPERSTMVIYGRLSLEKAILESGIMIFKNYFIEGFWLAKELANKSILRALLDTRKVQKLLSQGYETNIAHTLPIESFLDGIKEYQQNMSAGKVLLKL, translated from the coding sequence ATGAAAGCTTTACTGCTAACTGCACCCAATACCCTTAATTTGACGGAAGTAGAAAAGCCCCAAGTTTCCAAGGGTAAGGTTTTGGTCAAAATGGCTTTTGCTCCTGTGAATCCATCAGATTTGTCTTTTCTTACGGGTAATTATGGTCTCAAAAAAGAGATGCCAGTTGTTCCCGGTTTAGAGGGCTCCGGAATTGTTGTAGAAGCAGGAAGTGGTTTTTTGGCTAAAAGGTTATTGGGTAAAAGGGTTGCTTGTGCCGCCCCTAATACTGGCAATGGGACATGGGCACAGTTTATGCTAACCGATGCAACCAAATGTGTGCCGCTTAAAGAAAAAGTTAGCCTAGAGCAAGGAAGTATGTTGTTTGTAAATCCACTTACTGCACTTGCATTTATTGATAAAGCGAAAAAAAATAAAGCCGATTTAATAGTAATGAATGCTGGGGGAAGTGCCTTGGCTGCAATGGTTATGGAGTTGGCAAAAACTATAGGAATAACTTTTCTTTCGATTGTTCGATCTGCCGAGGGTGTTAAAAAACTGTCAGAGAAATGCCTAGTTATAGATTCAGGGTCGGTTGATTTTGAAAGTGAACTTAATGCTATTGGGAAAAAATATAATAGAGCAATTTTCTTTGATGCTGTTGGAGGCGGCGATATTCCGTTTCGGATATTGAATTTCTTGCCAGAAAGGTCCACAATGGTGATTTATGGTCGCTTAAGTTTAGAAAAAGCTATTTTGGAAAGTGGAATAATGATTTTCAAAAACTACTTTATTGAGGGTTTTTGGCTTGCAAAAGAACTTGCAAATAAATCAATTTTAAGGGCTTTATTGGACACTCGGAAAGTTCAAAAACTTCTTTCTCAAGGTTATGAAACTAACATAGCTCATACATTACCAATAGAAAGCTTCCTAGATGGAATAAAGGAATATCAGCAAAATATGTCGGCGGGTAAAGTGCTGCTCAAGCTCTAG
- a CDS encoding integrase/recombinase XerD, giving the protein MFYKKEFRNYLRLERALSENSIEAYIRDIEKLEQNTDESNPLTLEDVSIKSLLKTLNEIGLQSSSQARILSGIKAFYKFLVLENYTDKDPTQLIDAPKNQRKIPTVLSYAEIEQMLEQIDHSTDEGFRNRAMLEVMYSSGLRVSELINLKISDCFFEDGFIKVTGKGDKTRLIPIGNQAIHYLGLYKKEIRVHVDIKSGFEDFYFLNRRGKSLSRVMVFIIIKDLVEKAGIHKNVSPHTLRHSFATHLVEGGADLRAVQEMMGHESITTTEIYTHLDRTFLRETIEKYHPRA; this is encoded by the coding sequence TTGTTCTATAAAAAAGAGTTTCGCAACTATCTTCGTCTCGAGAGGGCACTTTCGGAGAATAGTATAGAAGCCTATATTCGAGATATAGAAAAGTTGGAACAAAATACCGATGAAAGCAATCCATTGACCTTGGAAGATGTTTCGATAAAATCGCTTCTAAAAACTTTGAATGAAATTGGTCTACAATCTTCTTCCCAAGCGAGGATTTTAAGTGGGATCAAGGCCTTTTACAAATTCTTAGTATTAGAAAATTATACTGACAAAGACCCTACACAACTTATAGATGCTCCCAAAAATCAAAGAAAAATCCCAACTGTATTATCCTATGCAGAAATAGAGCAGATGCTTGAACAAATTGATCATTCAACAGATGAAGGTTTTCGCAACCGTGCAATGTTGGAGGTAATGTATAGCAGTGGATTGAGAGTTTCTGAATTGATAAACCTAAAAATTAGCGACTGTTTTTTTGAGGACGGCTTTATCAAAGTTACAGGAAAAGGAGATAAAACCAGATTGATTCCTATTGGCAATCAGGCAATTCACTACTTAGGTTTATATAAAAAGGAAATCCGAGTTCATGTTGATATCAAAAGCGGATTTGAGGATTTTTATTTTCTAAACCGAAGGGGAAAGTCTCTGTCTAGAGTTATGGTTTTTATTATCATAAAAGATTTGGTAGAAAAAGCCGGCATTCATAAAAACGTCTCACCACATACTCTTAGACATAGTTTTGCCACTCATTTAGTAGAGGGTGGAGCAGATTTACGAGCGGTACAAGAAATGATGGGGCACGAGTCCATTACTACAACAGAAATATATACACACCTAGATAGAACTTTCTTAAGAGAAACTATTGAAAAGTATCACCCTAGAGCTTGA